A genomic segment from Opitutaceae bacterium encodes:
- a CDS encoding MotA/TolQ/ExbB proton channel family protein has translation MKQSPPMFRCTASFLGLLMATASLQGADRTTNGGDLNLWGLIQQGGWAMYPLGLCSIVMLFLILHAVRETKAGRFIPDDLIDRLLPLVRKREFSRVSELLAARQTVLTRSLEAGLQRARSVLPDANKARVEETVSEGLEHEENAIGQWINYLNVVATVAPMIGLLGTVSGMIGAFQTISAGGMGRPELLAGDIGEALITTAVGLVIGIPAMVAYFILRARLDNRMMATAREAGRILDQLDAPGPENESDT, from the coding sequence ATGAAACAGTCCCCTCCCATGTTCCGTTGCACCGCGTCTTTTCTCGGCCTCCTGATGGCCACGGCATCCTTGCAAGGGGCCGACCGCACCACCAACGGCGGCGACCTCAACCTCTGGGGCCTGATTCAACAGGGCGGCTGGGCCATGTATCCACTCGGCCTCTGCTCGATCGTCATGCTCTTCCTAATTCTCCATGCCGTCCGGGAAACCAAGGCCGGCCGGTTCATTCCCGACGACCTGATCGATCGGCTCCTGCCGCTCGTCCGAAAACGGGAGTTCAGTCGCGTCTCGGAGCTGCTGGCGGCACGCCAGACCGTCCTGACCCGCTCGCTCGAAGCCGGACTGCAGCGGGCGCGCTCCGTCCTGCCCGACGCCAACAAGGCACGAGTCGAAGAGACCGTATCGGAAGGCCTCGAGCATGAAGAAAACGCCATCGGCCAATGGATCAACTACCTGAATGTCGTCGCCACGGTCGCCCCGATGATCGGACTTCTGGGCACGGTCAGTGGAATGATCGGGGCGTTTCAAACCATCTCTGCAGGCGGAATGGGGCGCCCCGAACTTCTCGCTGGTGACATCGGCGAGGCTCTCATCACGACTGCGGTGGGGCTCGTCATCGGCATACCCGCCATGGTCGCCTACTTCATCCTGCGCGCCCGCCTCGACAATCGCATGATGGCGACCGCACGCGAAGCCGGACGCATCCTCGATCAGCTCGACGCGCCCGGCCCGGAAAACGAAAGCGACACCTGA